TGCTTGCAAATAAATCTCTTGGTTAAGCACACGGCACACAATCTTTCTGAATGTTTTATGTCCGGGAACTTAGTCATAAGCTTTTCCTTCCAGAATCCCACAAGCGCTCCGTACTCTTTACAGTCCTGGTTATCATGCCGTTCAGGATGCACAGGCTCTCTTATCCCGCATATAGTGCATTTGTAATGCGGCTCTGATTGTGGCGAAAAGTCACGGATAATCTTTCTGCTTCCAAGCGCCTTTTCAATAAATTTGTACAACTGCCCATACACCGTGCCAATGTTAGGACTAAAACCTTTTGTCTCGTATTCTTTTAAAAGTTTTTCAAAGTCCTTTAGAAGGTTGTTGCCCAAAAAAGTTTTATATGTTTCAAGAAAATCCCTGTATTCATTTTTTTTGCCTGCAGGCAGTATTGACCAGTAAACCTGCAAAAAGTCACTTGTTTGTCTGTTCCAGATTTCTCCCCAAACTGTATCGTTTTTTAGTTCATCTAAGGGATTTTCTATTTCTTCTTTTACCGTAGAACATAATTCAATAAAAACATGTCTTACCGCGTTTTCAGCCCTTCTTGCAATGTGTTCGGCATTATCTTTCGGAAGAATGGCAAGCACACGATTGGGTAACGTAGGGGAAGATAATAATTCCCTGCGAGACTTCTCAATAAATTCCAATCCCTTTTTTCTCAGCCAGAGGTTGCAAAAGGGTTGATCCATCAAGTCTGGAAAGATGATAGAATCCGGTCCTGCTTCCTCTGATATTTCCTTCATTACTGTCCATGATAAATACGAAAGCATATAGCTCCCTGCCCACAAATCCTGGGTTTTTCTTGCTGTTGCGATAAAATCCTGTATTGGACCAATAGAAAACAATAAGAGTGACGGCTCTGGCAAAGCGCCTGCAATGGCAGAAGTAACCCTTCTATGCTCCCAGATGGAGTGGTCGGGGATGCGCGTATCTGCCGGTAGAAGCTCCCATAATTGCCCAAGTGCTGATTTCCCGGATTCTTTTTCTTTCTTCTTAATGATTTCATAGAACTCAGCCCATAGGGAGAGGTATCTTGATTCTAAATCAGGATATTTTAAAGCAATCTCTTTTATGGCTTCCTCAACATTATCCATTACCAGTTTATAATCAATGCCTGTAATAGCAGACGTGGCAGATGGTGGAATCTTAAACTCCTTACCGGACAAAGGATGAACAATAACGGGTTCTTTTGGGAAATCGGCCTTTGCTTCGATATCCCTGGAGAAATTTATCCTGTCGGATGCAGAGGCAATATGATCGGCGTCTTTTGTTTCATTGGTTATCGAAGCGCTTCCTTCAATAATCCTCATGAGATTCGAAGCCCTTTCTTCATGACCCACCTTGCCAAGGATTAGAGCTTTTTCTGGCGGGTCATGGAGAATCGCCTGGATTTTTTTGATAAGAAGTTTATCGTCCATTATTGCTTATTCTCCTTCGCTTTTCTGTCGTATCGCTGTGTAAAGATACTTCAAAGAGGTGACATAAGAACCTTTTATCCTTTCAAATATCTTTCTCGATTCCTCAAAGGTATAGGTGTGAACCAGATAATTCCGGTCATCTATCATCTTCAGCCATGTATCCTCACTGTCAATGAGATCGTTTAAGAAAGCACTCTTAAAACAATCACGCGGATTCTTACAGATAATCCCCATATCCGCAAGGTATTCCTTTATAAGCTTCCATGAAAGCTCATAGCACAACTCAAAACGCTTTATCGTGCCGTCAATATCAAGGTCATCGCGTGATTGCTCGGCTGCCGATTCAAGGTTTGTCAATGCTTTTTCAAAATCCTCAAAATATCTCTTAACCCTTTCTCTCATAAATCACCACTCCTTCCTTTTCTATCTTTTTCTTGAGCGAATCATCCGCTGTTTTTAGATTAATCATATCCACCACCCCATTCAGAGTTGAGTGTCCCAACGGTTTTTCCGCATCAACGGCTATATCTGTATCTGAACGGTTGTGGAAATCCCCTCTTGCCTTAGAGCCGAAGATAATTATTTTCCGCGGGTTGGAGCTTTTCTTTATTTCTTCCACTACATGCAAGAGTGTATCAGGCATTGAAAGGATATGTTCGCCGGTTTTTTTCAATTCCGCCCAGAACTCGTCAATAATGCCATAATCCGGTTTTTGGGTTTTTTTATCCGCAGATATTACGCCGCCTTGCGGCAACAGCTCACCTGATAGCCTGATAACCATCCAATAGTAGCGATCATCAACTTTGATAATCTTGAAGATTATTGGAGAACTTCTTCGCACAAATACCTCGCTCTCTTTTCCAGTAACAGTTGTTCTACTGCTTCTATGCACAATAGGAAACCCGAAGACGGCTGTTTCAAAAATCCTTGACTTGTTATTATCTCTAAATTTCTTAAAAATATCACCTGCATGGTTTAATGCTTCTTTCCATGTCTTATTATCCCCACCAATCACAAATCTCGAAAAACTTAAGTTTGTATATTCCGAAACAAATGCCGTCCTGCTCTCATTTATAACCCGCTTCGCAGATTCAAAATTATTTATTAACCACCTTGCAACTTCTTCCGAAGTGGTGCCTTTGGAAACGAAATCCAACTTCATGTCATTAAGAATCTTTTGAGCGCCTTCTATGCTGTTTATGGCTATATTGCCTGCGCCTCTCCTTGCTCTTGTTCCCAGCCCGCCAAGATGCGCCAAAACCCACAAAGACACAATTGCTGCTTTAAGAGACTTTTCATCCTGTGAAGATATGGTAACAGTAAATTTGCTTTTAACGGGGAAGTATGGGCGTTCTTTTCCCCTCTGCATATAGGTAGAGTAAAAGAGATACCCTATGCCTGATAGATTTGCATCAATTCGGTTTTGTTGTCTGGAGTCTTTAATTTCATCTTTAAAGTTTAGCAAGGGGCTTTTATCAGGTTGAGTAACTCTAATAGCAAATTTTGAACCGCCGATCCCTTCATCACTGCTTCCAAATATCTTCGCCTCTTTTTCGCGCAATTTATCCAAATTCGGCTCGGATTGCAAAGCCCTCCACCAATAACGCAGAAGTCCTTTTAACGAAGCTGGCCGCAACTCTGCTGTTTTTCCATCGGCTCCTGCAAGAAACATTGGCGTAACAGTCTCTATTTCAAAACTAATTTTTTCTATTTTCGTCATTTTCAACCTCTCTTCCCAATATCATGCAGCAATGCCCCGAGCACCACCGTCTGGTATGCTTTTCTTTGTTTTTCATCCATAAGAATATTCCCCGTAATACCGTGTACTATTTTGTATGTGTAAACTTATTCTGATAGTGGTTCCCTTTCAGATTCAATCTCTAATAAGATTTTGCCTTAATTTTTCCTCCTCAGATTCCCAACCGCCGAAATCAATGATGTTTCCCTGACTGTCATACAGTACAGATAAATCCTTCTTTTTCGCTCCTGAAATGTTGTCATCATTGCTCATTCTCGGGAACCTCCTTTATCGTATCGAATTTCTTAGCTGAGTTAATTTGATACTGTCCCAACCCGAAACTCGTCCCCTTTCCCACATGAATATACTCGCCTAATCGAAGAAACTGCATAAACGGTCGAAAATTTCCCTCATACTGCAGAGACCCGAGCACCCCGCCGAGTTTCATCGTTTCCTTTTGCCGTGTCGAGTAACGTTCCCAATCCTGCCATGTTACCGTGCTTGATACCATCTGTATACTCATTGCTTCCTCAATGAACGACCTGAAATCGCATTCCAGTTCCCTGCCACAGTGAAAATAATACAACGAAGAAACCCTGCGGAGGAGGTTCCGGAACAACACGTGAAATTCAATGGCGTCTGTTATTTTGCTTTCATACCTCACACGGCATGGCGTTAAAAATCGTATCTCAATCTGCCTGCTATCCGTCTGGCTATCTGTATGATTTAACTGAGAGGCGTCCAGCACGGGATACCTGTTGTGAAGTATCTCCTCGTCGCCGGTATAAATGATCCTCGTTTTTTCGTCAGTATCGATACCTTCAACCTGTTCCAGCACACATATGCTTCTGTTTTTCCCGATGCCCTGTTTGCCCAATTCGGTAAAGGTATAGATAAAATACGGCAGGTAATCAACCGCCCTGCCGATCAGTATCAGTTGAAAAGATATGCGATCGCCATGCCTGACTACTCTGTCCTTTGTCAGTGGCGGTTCAAGCACAAAGGGATGGGGTATGGTTTTGTACAATCGTAATCTCTCCGTATCCTCCGGCGGCGCCGTCTCAAATACATAGCTGTACACGCATCTTTCGTGAAGCAGACACTCTGAACACTCCTTCCCGGCCCTCTGGATACAGACAACCTTTTTAAACGCGTACCCGAACCCTCCCCTGAATACGGACCCCTTGTACGTCGGCAAAATTATGTCTTCCTCTGCCCGTATGGTAAATCTGAACTTCGCAAAGGTAAATCGATCGAGCATATTCATACGGGAATCATACCCTTTTCTGTAAAAAAAACCAGCACAACAACCTTATATTTCTTGATAGAAAGCAAGTCTTGTACAACGATTCAGAACAGATTATATCGTAAACGCCCGTGCGTATCACCAGGCGGTTTATAAAGAGAGCCTTGGCAGAAATGAAAAAAAGAAGTGAATCTATCGGCTCAATATTGCAAGGTTGCCTCCGTTTCATAAATGGTGCGCTTGAATTGATCGATGGTGAGCTCTGTTGTAAAGCGTACATCGCCGGCTGCCAGCGCCTTTACAACGACCTGCCATACGGCCGTGACCTTCGGCGAGAGTGTAGTCAGTGGTGCAAAGGTTATGGTGCGGCCCTGCGCATGGGCAGTTGTTGCGCCGCTGCCCGAAACAAATTCCTGCTGATCTTCCAGTGTGCAAACGATGTTCACGTTGGTAAGCGCGGTCGAGCCCTGATTGGTTACGCTGAGTTCATACGTTTCCTGCAGGCCAACCTCAACAGGGTCCTTAATGTCAATAACTTCGAGTAAAACTGCAGGGATGCCCGTGACGCGGGTAGTACATAGCGTGTCCACCGGTTGGGCGATAGTGCCCTGCGCGGTGAAGGCAAACGTCAGGGGGCCGGGTTGCGGTCCGGTAAAGTGAGCGCAGAAGATACTGCTCGCATTTGGCTCAAGATCGGGAAGATGCCAGATTATGTGGTGTGTATCAGCCTGGGTTGCGTTGATTGGTTTTGTGAATATCGCGCCCGGGGGAACCGGGAGTGTTACCGTAACCAACTCCTCCGGCGCATCACCAGTATTTTTCACAATCAGGCAGGCTCGTACAGGGCGGAGAACCGGCATCTCATCCGGTGCAGAACACCTGATCGTCAGGACAGGGGCACGGGTGTCCGGGCCGAGGTTTTCAACCCAGAAATTGCAGCAGGGTTTGGGTATCACACAGCGATAACGACTACCTTTTGAGCAAAAGGAGAATTCATAGGCGTCAATTGGCTCCTCACCCCCCCAGATCAAATCACGGATCAAAATCGGTTTGCCATTCTTGCGCGAGGACATTGCCGGCAGACGGGCGCCGACGGGAATCTGCAACGTCTTAACCGGAGCTGTTTTTGCCGCATAACGGAAATCTTCAATGCTGCCCTGCCAGCCGTCGCACAGATTCAGAACAGCATGAATGTCTGCAAAGAGCGCTTCAGAGGTTAACCGGGCACGCAGCTCTTCAATGGTGTGTACCGGGTCGGCAAAGCGCGTGGAGGGATGTCCCAGCCTGCGAGCGATGTGTTGTTTGGCATGGAGCGGCATTGTCGTCAGCATTGCCAGCATCAGTAATGGTACGAATACGATAAGTGCGTTTTTGGTCGTAATCATCCCTGGTGTATTCCATTCTTGAACGGGTAACAGCGGATGGATCTTTATGAAGACTGCTTTGTTCCTTCAGCTGATTAATGTAGCAGAAGTGAAGAGAATTGCAAGTGTTTTTGTTTTATCCGCACAAGCAGAACGCAATCAAATAGGTAAATCGTCCAACAAATAGTTCATTTCCCCGCGTATCATTAAGCTGAGACGGGTGGTAAGATAGAGCTGTCAATGCTCTTCGTAACGGTCTTCTGCAAGGTTTAAGATAGAATATTCCTTGCCATAGCCATCCCGATAAAAAAATTTACCGTAACACTTTAGTTTTTTGAAAAACATTTGCCGATAGTCTCCGTTAGGAGCGAAAGGCAATAAGGGATTTCTCTCTGGCTGATATAGCATAAGTATCACGCCTTTGGAGAAAAGCGGTTATCTTCTGATATAATGCTACTTCCTTTTCTGCTTGTGCAAAACGAATCGTTATTGCCTTATGATTCGAATAAAGGATATACTGTAATACCTGTTGATTACATATCACTGATGTTTTCTGCTGATTTCAAGTATGTATTATCTTTCAGAAAGGAGTTGTTTATGACAAAAAAAGTACTGGTTCCGATAGCGGATGGTTGCGAAGAGATTGAAACGGCGTGTATTGTTGATGTTTTACGGCGAGCGGATGCAGATGTTACGGTTGCGTCGGTCGGCAAGCTTCAGGTAACGGCGTCAAGAGGGATGAAATTGGTTGCGGATAAGTTATTGTCAGAATGTGTTCAGCATACGTATGATTTGATTGTCTTGCCGGGCGGAATGCCCGGAGCGGAACATTTGCGTGATTCGAAGGAATTGACGCACATGTTAAAACGTCAGCAGCAGGACGGAAGATTGTATGCGGCAATATGCGCATCTCCTGCGGTGGTGTTGCAGCATCACGGGCTTCTGGCGCAGCGCAAGGCAACAGTCTATCCAAGCTTTGCCGACCACCTTGGGAATACTGAAGCGATTGATTCCCGGGTAGTAGTGGACGGGGATTGTATTACCAGCCGCGGCCCGGGAACGGCTCTGGAGTTTGCCCTAAAATTGGTGGAGATGCTCTATGGGGAGCAAAAGGCTAGAGACATTGCCCGGTCTCTGTTGGTTGATTGGTAGGAATAGAGTGCTTCATGAAAAGGTTCATGATGCGTAACGGTCTCGTTGTTTTAAAGAATGCAGCGGTAAAAAGTCATTTCTATTCACATAATGTTCATCGTTCCCTGTAAGTAAATATCGAGTGGAGTGAATGAGAAAAACACAATCGCTAAGGTGAGGTACAGAGAAGGATTATTTCAGCCGTTTAATAAAAACATGGATTTCGTCATCTTCCTCCGTGATTTTCAGAAGTTCATTGCCCGTAGTGTTGCACCAGGAAACAATATCCTTCTTAATGCCTTCATCGGTTGCGATAATCTCCAGTATCTTGCCGACTTCAACATCCCTAATCTTGGTAGTTGTTTTAAAAATGGGCATGGGGCACATGAGGCCGTAGCAGTCCAGTGTTTCATCGGCTTTCATTGTACGTCTTTCCTTCCTGTTTTTTTGAAAGGCTCATTGTTCTTCTGGCCGTACATTTTTTTTCTCAAAAACATATAAATATATCAGGGGTGAAAGTCTGGTTCGTGATGATCGTGATCATGCGAAATCCCTTTCTTTTTTTCCAGACCTTTTCCTGTTGTCTTTTTGAGATAATCGTCAATGGCAGCCTCTATAGCCTCCTCGGCAAGGACAGAACAATGCATTTTTGCGGGAGGAAGTCCGTCCAGCGCCTCTGCAACAGCTTGGTTCGTAAGCTTCAAGGCATCGTCCAGTGTCTTTCCGATAATCATTTCCGTTGAAATGCTGCTGGTCGCTATGGCAGCGCCGCAGCCGAAGGTCTTGAATTTTGCGTCGACTATTACGTTGTCTTTGACCTTGATTGACATTTTCATGATATCTCCGCATGCGGGATTTCCCACTTCCCCGACGCCATCGGAATCAGTTATTTCTCCCACATTGCGGGGGTTTGCAAAATGATCCATTACTTTTGCGCTGTATTGCATACGTAACTCCTTTTTTTCAATAGTTGCTTATTGCTGATTATACAGAGGAGACATCTGTCTGAGACGCTCCACAATGGGCGGCAGTTTTTCTAAAACATATGTTACTTCTGCCTCTGTGTTGTCGATCCCTAAACTAAAAAGAATGGTTCCCTGCGCGATTGCGGCGTCGACGCCCGTAGCCATTATGACGTGAGACGCTTTTAGTGTGCGTGAGGTACAGGCAGAACCGCTTGATATGGCAATGCCCTGCATGTCCAGGAACAATAAAATCGACTCGCCTTCAATATACTCGATGCATAGGCTAAGGTTTGATGGCAGACGGTTAACAGGGTCTCCGTTTACATAGACATGGCTGATTTTCTCAAGTATACCATCTCTTAGTTGATTTCTCAAGTTTTGAATAGTGTTGATACGTTGGGGCATTTCATTGTTTGCCAATTCAGCTGCTTTTCCCATGCCAACGATGCCAATAATGTTTTCCGTTCCCGCTCTGCGTCCGCCCTCTTGTACTCCGCCTTCTAAAAAGGGGCGGATCCTTACTCCTTCCCTCAGATACAGCGCTCCGACTCCCGGAGGTCCGTTGAACTGATTTGCAGACATGCTCATAGCGTCAACACAGAAACTTGAAACGTCGATGGGGATATTACCTACCGCAGCAACGGCATCCGTATGAAATAAGATGCCCTTTTCGCTGGTAATCGTTGATATTTCCTGGACCGGTTCTATTGTCCCGATTTCTCCGTTGGCACACATGATGGATACCAGTATTGTTTCAGGGGTGATCGCGTTTTTTACCTCTTCCGGATTCACCGTCCCGCATTTGTCAACTGGTAAATAGGTGATCTTATACCCGGATTTTTCCAATGATTTTATGGGGTTCAATACCGAAAAATGCTCGATTTCTGATGTGATAATATGATTGCCCTTTTTTTTGAGGGCGGAAGAGATCCCCTTTATCGCAAAATTGTTGGCCTCGGTGCCGCTTGAGGTAAATATTATTTCATTTGGTTTTGCATTGATGAGAAGCGCAACCTGTTCTCTCGCCTCTTGTAAGGCATTATTCGTATGCCTGCCAAATTGATGAAGATTTGACGGGTTGCCAAAGCCTTCCTTTAAAAATGGTGTCATTGCTTCTGTCACCTTCGGATGTATGGGTGTGCCCGAAGCATTGTCCATGTATAATTTTTCCATGAAAAAGTTCCTCGTTAAATTATTCTATTTTCTCTAATCTTGCATATGCTAGCATAAGATGCTTTGTTCCACCAACAGTAAAATTGACTTTAACACTGGCCTTTTCATTTTTTCCGTTAACCTCCAGAATTCTTCCGGTGCCGAAAATGGGATGTCTGACACGTTCTCCGCTTGAAAAGGAAAAAGAATTTTCTGTGGGTAGGGCGCTTTTTACCTCATTTAGATCTTTCTCCGGTGAAAAACCGGATTCTTGAGAAGCCCTGTTCCTGGTAAAATAGAACTCGTAGGAATAATCACGGCTCGTCTTGTCGATCGTGTCTAAAATTTCATCCGGTATCTCATCTAAAAATCTGGATGCAATGCAAGGGGTCATTTGTCCGTATCGTGTTCTTCTCTTTGCGTATGTAAAATAGAGTTCCTTCATGGCCCGTGTAATGCCGACATAGCACAGTCTGCGTTCTTCCTCGATTTTATTGTCTGAATCGCTGGATTCAGAATGGGGCAAGAGCCCTTCTACCATACCGGCAATAAAAACATAGGGAAATTCTAATCCCTTTGCCGTATGAAGTGTCATAAGGGTTACCGCCTCAACATGTTCTTCCATCGCGTCTAAATCGGAAACAAGGGCTACTTCTTCCAGGAATCCCAGTAAAGAACCTTCAGGGACGTTCAGATCGTATTCGTGTGCGGCATTAACCAGTTCTTCTATATTTGCTATGCGGTCCGTTGATTCTTTTTCTTCGGATTTACGGAGAAATTCTATATAGTTTGTTTTCTCAATCACTATTCGTAAAATATCTTCTACGGATGATTTTGGCGATTGCTGCAGATAGCTGATAAGTTCATAATATTTCTTTAGCGAAGAGGCCGATTTGCCACGAATATCGGGTATTTTATCCAGATGTTGCATTGCGTAACAAAGGCCGGCATGGTGTTCTGTTGCCCAGTCCTTTAATTTTTTTATTGTGGTGTTTCCTATGCCGCGCGCAGGAATATTAATGGTGCGTTCCATGGCCATCTCGTCAGAGGGATTTACGCACAATCTAAGATAGGCAAGAATGTCTTTTATTTCTTTTCTTCGGTAGAATTCCACGCCCCCTATGATCATATAAGGAATGCCGTTGTTCCTTAAAGAAATTTCCAGCACACGCGATTGGGCATTCGTGCGATAAAATACGGCAATATTCGAATATTTTATTCCCTTATTGCGAAGGGCTTTAATTGTTTGTGCGATTTCATCTGCTTCTTTGTATTCGTTTTCACAACGGATGGCTTTTACTTTTTCTCCCGGTGAATTTTCTGTCCAGATGTTTTTTTGTTTTCGATATTTATTTTGCTGGATAATGCCGGAGGCGGCTCGCAGAATATGCTTCGTGGAACGATAATTTTGTTCAAGCAGAACCACCTTTGCGTCAGGATAGTCTTTTTCAAAATCCATAATATTCTGTATGTCGGCGCCACGCCAGCCATAAATGGATTGGTCTGGGTCTCCGGTTACGCAAATGTTTCGGTGTTTATTTGCCAGGAGTTGCGTAATGGTATACTGCGCATAATTTGTGTCCTGATATTCATCTACGAGGATGAATCTGAATTTGTCCTGATACATTTCTAAAATGTCAGGGTGTTCTTTCAGCAGCAGAATGGTTTTCATGAGGAGGTCGTCAAAGTCCAGGGCGTTGTCCGTATGGAGAAGGGCCTGGTACTTTGCATAAATCCTGGAAACGGTAAGATTGTAGTAGCCAGAAGCAGTGGCGGCAAATGTGTCGGCGTCAATGAGTTTGTTTTTCGCGTTGCTGATGGTGCTCATAATACTGCGCGGTTTCCATTGTGCTGTATCCATTTGGAGCTCTGCCATGACCGATTTTACTCTATTCAATTGATCTGCCGTGTCGTATATACTGAAATCCCTTGAATATCCGATCCGGTCAATACTGTTTCTCAAAATTCTTGAACACATTTTATGAAAGGTGGATATCCAAAGGCCTTTATGGGATGAAAATACTTTAATGCGTTCGCTCATTTCATTGGCCGCCTTATTGGTAAAGGTAATGGCCAGGATATTGTAGGGATAGACGCCCTGTGACATCAGATAGCCGACACGACGTGTTATCACGCGGGTCTTTCCGCTTCCTGCCCCTGCCACCACGAGAAGGGGACCCTCGGTGTGCACTATTGCTTCACGCTGTTTGTCTGTGACATCTTTCAGTAGAGACATGGGTTATTTTTTTGCAATCAGGCTTGCGATTGCCTTTTTATTGTCTACAACAAGCTCTCGATAATACATGATGGTAAAATCCCTGAAAAAATTTAAAAGTTCATTGGTTTTTAACAGATAGTTTTTATTTCGGGGGCCCGGAAGCCCCCGTTCCAGATTATCAACAGTGTATGTTTCGTAAATAATGATCCCGCCAGGTCTTAAAGCTTCTTTTATCTGTTGGATGAGATTGTGCTGTAAATAATAAAAGCACGTGATGACATTGTATGTGTTTTTCGGCAATTGGCAGCTCTCAAGATCTGCAACGACGGTATGTATTTTTACATTCTTTTCGTCAGCCAACTCTTCGGCCTTCTTAAGCGCCACTTCTGAAATGTCGTAGGCATCCACATCAAATCCGTTTTCAGCCAGAAAAACGGCGTTTCTTCCTTCGCCTGCCGCAATATCCAGCGCCCTTCCCTTTGGCAGGATATCAATATGATCTCTCAGGAAGTCTGCTGGTTCTTTCCCGAAAATATAGTCCTCCGTTGCGTATTTTCTATCCCAAAATGTTTTATCCTGTTCACGGGCAGAGACAAAAGATGCATTTTTTCCCGGAACCGGACAAAAACACATTATATACAAAAAAAGAAGAGAATAAAGAACTGATTTTTTTACGTTAAACATGATGCAACTGATCCTTTCTCAGGGGTTCATTTATAATACAGAATTATGCGTTATTTATAGTTAAATTGTACAGGAATTTTCAATGTATTTACGTGATGTTGCGGTCATGGCATATTCTAAGACCAATAATTCACGGTTGTTAGAGCGGTCTGGTTTGTGTAAGGGTTGTATGGGATACAAGAAACGTTTCTGAATTAACAAAAAATTAACAATACCTTCACACATCTTTAACATTCATAGTGTTTAATTCCATCAAATGTGAATACCGGCTGAGCAGGATATTCTGTTGATTTGAGAATTATAGATCAATGAGGAGAATGTGACATGTTAAAGTTTTTAAAGAAGCACTCGAGAGGAATGATTTTTTTATTGTGCACCATGTCAATGGCAACTGATAGTACCTTTGCAGAGGAAACAGACAGAAGAATGAGTTGGCTGGGTTCTGATGTTTCCGGATCCCTGCCATTTGTCCTGCTGGCTGCCGGCGGTATCATTTTCGCAGGTATACGGCGCTGGAAATCAATGAAGGGGCACAAAAAACACAAAAATATCTCCGGTGGAGGATCTTTGGTTCCGAGAGTATATTCTTTGAAGAAAGAGAAAATAATATGAAAATGGTCCTTATTGCAGACAGTAATAAATGCCACCGCATGCTGTACGAAATAGAACTTTCATCGGAAGGATACATTGTTATCACTGCAAAGAATGGTAAAGAAGCAGTAAACATCATAAGGCTCTTTTACCCGGATGTAATCGTTATGGACACCTATATGCCTGATATAGATGTGTATGATCTGGTGGTGCAAATATTCAAGATACGAACGGAAATACCCGTGATTATGAATACCGTTGATGAAACCGGAAAAGACAGATATGAGCCGTGGTGTGATGCATATATTGTGAAGTCTTCAAACCTTCAGGAATTGCGTGAAAAAATAAGACAATTGATAACATGCGAACCTCCGGTATTACAACCGTAAACCTTTGAAACATATTTGGAAAATTGTCATTACAGGTGATTAAGGCAAGGGAAAAATTATGAGCCAGTTGGAGACGGTTAAAAAAGACAGATTATTTCAGGTTGACAATGTCGGGAATAGCTTTTGTCCGGATGAAGCAAGGGGTATCATGCGCCTGCTGGGCGTTTATGTCGCTGATTCTGAACAGTTTCTCAGCGCCCTTCCATTTTCACTGAATGATACCAGGGCAGGTTCTGAAAGTGAACTTCAGGTGGCTGTGGAAGGGATAAAAGATGCGGTCGATCTTCCAAAAATAATCGAGCAGTCCAACTATTTCCAGAACATTATTAAACGATCAAACGCGGGTGAATCCCCCAGGCAGGCGGTTACCGAACTTGAACATTTTTTACAGAATAACAATGAAAGTGTTTGGGAAAACAGTTGGGTTCGGTTTCCAAAAAGCGTTCTCTCCGATTTTGCCGGTAAAGTGCTTGACAGCGATTTGCGTGCCGATAAAAGAAATCCCATAAGTGGGCTGAGGAGCGATATTCATAGGTTTCTGGTGCGTGAACAGGGTGAAGAAATTGTGCGTGTGCCGGTCAGCTATCTTCTGAAGCTCTCTCTGGCGGATGTTATTGGTTTGCAGCGAAATGTTCCCGAAAGTGTTCGCCGGCGTGGTGTGAGCATCCTCAGCCATTTTCTCAATGACAATACCTCTCCGGAAACACTGTCTTTTTATGTTGTTCCGTTACGTGTGGGTGACGGTATGGGCGGTGCGGTTGCCAGGGAAACATCAACACGCTTTCTGCTGACACAGCTCCTTGCGATGTACGCAAATAAGAAATTTTTGCTTCAGGAAAGAGGGCAAAAGGTAAGGATTTATTTCTCAGCTCACCCTCCTGTCCGCCAGAAAAAACTCAATGAGATTATCACTGATTCTTTCTACCGTGAGCTTTTTATGAATCCCTGTCTGTCCGGATGGGATGCGGGAGAGGAAAAATACCACTATATGCACCTATGTC
The Candidatus Brocadiaceae bacterium DNA segment above includes these coding regions:
- the cas10 gene encoding type III-B CRISPR-associated protein Cas10/Cmr2, with product MDDKLLIKKIQAILHDPPEKALILGKVGHEERASNLMRIIEGSASITNETKDADHIASASDRINFSRDIEAKADFPKEPVIVHPLSGKEFKIPPSATSAITGIDYKLVMDNVEEAIKEIALKYPDLESRYLSLWAEFYEIIKKKEKESGKSALGQLWELLPADTRIPDHSIWEHRRVTSAIAGALPEPSLLLFSIGPIQDFIATARKTQDLWAGSYMLSYLSWTVMKEISEEAGPDSIIFPDLMDQPFCNLWLRKKGLEFIEKSRRELLSSPTLPNRVLAILPKDNAEHIARRAENAVRHVFIELCSTVKEEIENPLDELKNDTVWGEIWNRQTSDFLQVYWSILPAGKKNEYRDFLETYKTFLGNNLLKDFEKLLKEYETKGFSPNIGTVYGQLYKFIEKALGSRKIIRDFSPQSEPHYKCTICGIREPVHPERHDNQDCKEYGALVGFWKEKLMTKFPDIKHSERLCAVCLTKRFICKHYFNNKKDFRISTSYPSTSTMATAAFKLRIIEKKESNDLLVKAHDFTQKIKGLFGETAFGGTPSMVLGACKGNRLCEEFARLEGDWLYEESLDEKTLWKEYGHKFSNELDFKQIIKSARDSLTAFKELLKKKQRELNVDFGLPSKYYAIIQMDGDNMGKWLSGGKAPEIEKTLHPEIRNQLKDNENWLELLSQKRPLNPSLHIATSKALRDFSLKIVREIVERDHLGKLIYAGGDDVLAFVSLSDLPAVMRCLRAYFSGSLVYDENGGIKIDFRNGSGFVAVDENGNPLSLKTTKSPRGFLYSMGTNATASMGVSIVHHSYDLSKALQEARDAEQKAKNNLGRNAFCISLNKRSGGTETFGTKWYYEEDEYFEVIPVLENMISAFARDTGISPKFAYDFKTTLFGLNSPDLPIEAITMEVERLAKRHAHKDFKQKAVEIVSDIMRLKKNGVSLESISSLLTIATFLARRENQ
- a CDS encoding nucleotidyltransferase substrate binding protein yields the protein MRERVKRYFEDFEKALTNLESAAEQSRDDLDIDGTIKRFELCYELSWKLIKEYLADMGIICKNPRDCFKSAFLNDLIDSEDTWLKMIDDRNYLVHTYTFEESRKIFERIKGSYVTSLKYLYTAIRQKSEGE
- the cmr1 gene encoding type III-B CRISPR module RAMP protein Cmr1 is translated as MTKIEKISFEIETVTPMFLAGADGKTAELRPASLKGLLRYWWRALQSEPNLDKLREKEAKIFGSSDEGIGGSKFAIRVTQPDKSPLLNFKDEIKDSRQQNRIDANLSGIGYLFYSTYMQRGKERPYFPVKSKFTVTISSQDEKSLKAAIVSLWVLAHLGGLGTRARRGAGNIAINSIEGAQKILNDMKLDFVSKGTTSEEVARWLINNFESAKRVINESRTAFVSEYTNLSFSRFVIGGDNKTWKEALNHAGDIFKKFRDNNKSRIFETAVFGFPIVHRSSRTTVTGKESEVFVRRSSPIIFKIIKVDDRYYWMVIRLSGELLPQGGVISADKKTQKPDYGIIDEFWAELKKTGEHILSMPDTLLHVVEEIKKSSNPRKIIIFGSKARGDFHNRSDTDIAVDAEKPLGHSTLNGVVDMINLKTADDSLKKKIEKEGVVIYERKG
- the cas6 gene encoding CRISPR system precrRNA processing endoribonuclease RAMP protein Cas6 encodes the protein MNMLDRFTFAKFRFTIRAEEDIILPTYKGSVFRGGFGYAFKKVVCIQRAGKECSECLLHERCVYSYVFETAPPEDTERLRLYKTIPHPFVLEPPLTKDRVVRHGDRISFQLILIGRAVDYLPYFIYTFTELGKQGIGKNRSICVLEQVEGIDTDEKTRIIYTGDEEILHNRYPVLDASQLNHTDSQTDSRQIEIRFLTPCRVRYESKITDAIEFHVLFRNLLRRVSSLYYFHCGRELECDFRSFIEEAMSIQMVSSTVTWQDWERYSTRQKETMKLGGVLGSLQYEGNFRPFMQFLRLGEYIHVGKGTSFGLGQYQINSAKKFDTIKEVPENEQ